In one window of Virgibacillus proomii DNA:
- a CDS encoding YisL family protein, with the protein MNTHLHITAWALGLILFVIAYAMYKQGKEKPGKIIHMILRLDYLLILYSGGDLITPYLNGSPLLPEVIVKGVAGLWVIAAMEMLLVRLPKQKPLKGLWIQFIIAFIIVIALGFFRLPMGLN; encoded by the coding sequence ATGAATACACATCTGCATATAACTGCATGGGCACTAGGGCTGATCTTATTTGTAATTGCTTATGCGATGTACAAGCAAGGAAAAGAAAAACCCGGTAAAATAATCCATATGATTTTACGATTAGATTATCTATTAATCCTATATTCTGGCGGAGATTTAATTACCCCTTATCTTAATGGCTCACCATTATTACCGGAAGTTATTGTAAAAGGGGTTGCTGGATTGTGGGTTATTGCTGCTATGGAAATGTTACTTGTTCGTCTACCAAAGCAAAAGCCGCTTAAGGGCTTATGGATTCAATTTATTATCGCTTTCATTATCGTCATAGCGTTAGGGTTCTTTCGCTTACCCATGGGGCTTAACTAA